From a single Terriglobales bacterium genomic region:
- a CDS encoding HNH endonuclease, whose amino-acid sequence MVDATPAPVSESNGHGVMHAPVLVLNASYEPINVCAARRAIVLVLKGVAMTEEENGHFLHAARLAIRVPSVIRLLEYRRIPHQTRALSRKNILLRDRNSCQYCGELLASSDLTLDHVVPRSRGGLSTWENLVACCHSCNRRKGNQLPLEANMKLIREPRAFNLHTSRHIMRLLGHSDAKWRKYLFY is encoded by the coding sequence ATGGTAGATGCGACGCCGGCGCCGGTCTCGGAGAGCAACGGACACGGCGTGATGCACGCGCCGGTGCTGGTGCTGAACGCATCGTACGAGCCCATCAACGTGTGCGCGGCAAGGCGGGCGATCGTGCTCGTGCTGAAGGGCGTCGCCATGACGGAAGAGGAAAACGGCCACTTCCTGCATGCCGCGCGGCTGGCTATCCGCGTGCCTTCGGTGATTCGCCTGCTTGAATACCGCCGCATCCCGCATCAGACGCGGGCGCTGTCACGCAAGAACATCCTGCTGCGCGACCGCAACAGCTGCCAGTACTGTGGCGAACTGCTGGCGTCCAGCGACCTGACACTGGACCACGTAGTGCCGCGCTCGCGCGGGGGATTGTCGACGTGGGAAAACCTGGTGGCGTGCTGCCACAGCTGCAATCGCCGCAAGGGAAACCAGCTTCCCCTGGAAGCGAACATGAAACTCATCCGCGAGCCCCGCGCCTTCAATCTGCATACCAGCCGTCATATCATGCGGCTGCTCGGACACTCCGACGCGAAGTGGAGGAAGTACCTCTTCTATTGA
- a CDS encoding ComF family protein, producing MGRLGRCAARRVVFSSSGDSTRSVAVPSRRGRSFVFSLADGALSVLFPSHCRFCQAPLTRLSRVPVCEACLEAIRPNEAAVCAACGERLVSPLLSERDGSPLCLQCMQNEPAFARAAAYASYDGGMRDLVHLLKYERVRPAANVLGRMLAEVVADLSQAFAPEPPVVIAVPLHASKMRERGFNQSELIARAMLKLKPAALDVKLNTTALVRSRATVSQTGLTSPQRRENVRGAFHVAHPHQVSGRDILLIDDVFTTGTTVSECARVLCRARAKRVFVATVARVLKPEAQRVDISGMEDPEFTAAEESPRVMAARA from the coding sequence ATGGGCCGTCTTGGTCGTTGCGCCGCGAGGAGGGTCGTCTTCAGCAGTAGCGGGGACTCAACCCGGTCGGTCGCGGTACCCAGCCGCAGAGGGCGTTCGTTTGTCTTTTCCTTAGCTGACGGAGCGCTATCCGTCCTGTTTCCTTCACATTGCAGGTTTTGCCAAGCGCCGCTCACGCGCCTGTCGAGGGTGCCAGTCTGCGAAGCTTGTCTGGAGGCCATCCGCCCCAATGAGGCAGCCGTGTGCGCTGCCTGCGGCGAACGGTTGGTCAGCCCGCTGCTGTCGGAGCGCGACGGCTCTCCCTTGTGCCTGCAGTGCATGCAGAACGAGCCGGCTTTCGCCAGGGCCGCAGCCTACGCCAGCTATGACGGCGGCATGCGCGACCTGGTTCACTTGCTGAAGTATGAGCGGGTGCGCCCAGCGGCGAACGTATTGGGCAGAATGCTGGCGGAGGTGGTGGCCGACTTGTCCCAGGCGTTCGCACCGGAGCCGCCGGTGGTGATCGCGGTTCCGCTACACGCGTCGAAGATGCGGGAGCGTGGCTTCAATCAGTCGGAGCTGATCGCGCGGGCCATGCTGAAGCTGAAGCCGGCGGCGCTGGACGTGAAACTGAATACCACCGCATTGGTGCGTAGCCGTGCCACGGTATCGCAGACAGGATTGACGTCGCCGCAACGGCGGGAAAACGTCCGCGGCGCCTTCCACGTGGCTCACCCCCACCAGGTCAGCGGGCGCGACATCTTATTGATTGACGATGTTTTCACCACCGGAACGACGGTCTCGGAATGTGCCCGTGTGCTATGCCGGGCAAGAGCGAAACGGGTTTTTGTCGCGACCGTGGCACGGGTGTTGAAGCCGGAAGCGCAGCGTGTCGATATTTCCGGGATGGAAGATCCGGAGTTCACAGCCGCGGAAGAGTCACCGCGGGTGATGGCGGCGCGCGCGTGA
- a CDS encoding oligopeptide transporter, OPT family — MSTTINQAPPKKFQPFVPPTMKMSEFTGRAIVLGLLMTGILGAANAYLGLRAGMTIAATYPAAVISMAVLRLVKGSILEENIARTIGSIGESVAAGAVFTIPAFVIAGLWRDDAGNPALSTGRYWQSVALMVLGGLLGILFVTLLRRVMVEDPELPFPESVAASEIHKAGQQGAKAAKILFANMGFGAVMYFLSQINLFWYVRTILVRIPTMAQGLRVGRSATAPIVATGGMTTFDTPAISPAYLGVGYIIGPRLAALNFAGGVVAWGLLVPLLVYFLGPGIQASLPAGATMDWAGLANNMWFAIVRPIAVGGMLVGAGFTLFRMRKQLGLGMSRAISDLKKSAAVHEVTDRTEKDLNAKVVFLGVAIVLVAMIALYWFFISGAGNIPGGKVMTGAIVAAVVMIVLGFFFAAVSGNLCGMIGSSNNPVSGLTLCTLVVAALLMVALGVGGTGGVAAVLGVAAVVCVSSAVAGEMLQDLKVGHILGGTPSRMQIGDMFGVIVASLVLFFPLMILDKAYHFGSAALPAPQAGLMAMLGQGIVGGNMAWPLVVVGIFMGFALIMVQVKSPMLFAVGMYLPLQTTFAIFVGGVIRWITDLLRDRRGLNDAQKARVENAGVLTASGLIAGEALCGLVIAAIVGTGHTMPDVKIGDAWISGLIGLALLVSVMIKLPLANAGSPDEPAPPTAIM; from the coding sequence ATGAGCACCACCATCAACCAGGCGCCGCCGAAAAAATTCCAGCCCTTCGTGCCGCCGACCATGAAGATGTCCGAATTTACCGGGCGCGCCATCGTGCTCGGCCTGCTCATGACTGGAATCCTTGGCGCGGCGAACGCCTACCTCGGTTTGCGCGCGGGCATGACCATTGCCGCCACTTATCCGGCAGCCGTCATCAGCATGGCAGTTCTGCGCCTGGTGAAAGGCTCTATCCTGGAAGAAAACATCGCCCGCACCATTGGGTCGATTGGCGAATCCGTCGCCGCCGGTGCAGTGTTCACCATCCCCGCCTTTGTGATTGCCGGCCTTTGGCGCGACGATGCCGGAAATCCCGCGCTCAGCACCGGAAGATACTGGCAGTCAGTGGCGCTGATGGTGCTGGGCGGACTGCTCGGCATCCTGTTCGTCACCCTGCTCCGCCGCGTGATGGTCGAAGACCCCGAGCTTCCTTTCCCCGAATCGGTGGCCGCCTCCGAAATTCATAAAGCCGGGCAACAAGGCGCCAAGGCCGCAAAAATCCTGTTCGCCAACATGGGATTTGGCGCCGTGATGTACTTTCTGAGCCAGATCAACCTGTTCTGGTATGTGCGCACCATCCTGGTCCGCATTCCGACCATGGCGCAGGGACTGCGCGTCGGCCGCTCCGCCACCGCGCCCATCGTCGCCACCGGCGGCATGACCACGTTTGACACGCCCGCCATCAGCCCCGCCTATCTCGGCGTCGGCTACATTATCGGGCCTCGCCTCGCGGCGCTGAACTTTGCCGGCGGCGTGGTGGCCTGGGGGCTGCTGGTTCCACTGCTAGTCTACTTCCTCGGGCCTGGTATCCAGGCTAGTTTGCCCGCGGGAGCCACCATGGACTGGGCCGGCTTGGCCAACAACATGTGGTTTGCCATCGTTCGCCCGATCGCGGTTGGCGGCATGCTGGTGGGGGCAGGATTCACGCTCTTCCGAATGCGCAAGCAACTCGGCCTGGGCATGAGCCGCGCCATCTCCGACCTGAAAAAATCCGCCGCCGTGCATGAAGTCACCGACCGCACCGAAAAGGACTTGAACGCCAAGGTTGTTTTCCTCGGCGTTGCCATCGTCCTGGTGGCCATGATCGCGCTCTACTGGTTCTTTATCTCCGGCGCGGGCAACATACCCGGGGGCAAGGTGATGACGGGCGCCATCGTCGCCGCGGTCGTCATGATCGTGCTCGGCTTCTTCTTTGCCGCTGTTTCCGGAAATCTGTGCGGCATGATCGGATCCTCCAACAATCCTGTCTCCGGCTTGACGCTGTGCACGCTGGTGGTCGCCGCGCTGTTGATGGTCGCGCTCGGAGTTGGTGGAACCGGAGGGGTCGCCGCCGTGCTGGGCGTGGCGGCGGTGGTTTGCGTCTCGTCCGCCGTGGCCGGCGAGATGCTCCAGGACCTCAAGGTCGGACACATCCTCGGGGGCACGCCCTCGCGAATGCAGATTGGCGATATGTTCGGCGTCATCGTCGCCTCCCTGGTTTTGTTCTTCCCGCTGATGATTCTCGACAAGGCCTATCACTTTGGCAGCGCCGCCCTGCCCGCCCCGCAAGCTGGCCTGATGGCCATGCTCGGCCAGGGCATTGTCGGCGGCAACATGGCTTGGCCGCTGGTCGTGGTTGGCATCTTCATGGGATTCGCGCTGATCATGGTGCAGGTGAAGAGTCCCATGCTCTTCGCCGTTGGCATGTACCTGCCTCTTCAAACCACGTTCGCCATTTTCGTCGGCGGCGTCATTCGCTGGATTACCGACCTGCTCCGCGATCGCCGCGGCTTGAATGACGCGCAGAAAGCGCGGGTCGAAAACGCTGGCGTGCTCACCGCCTCCGGCCTGATCGCCGGCGAAGCGCTCTGCGGCCTGGTGATTGCGGCCATCGTCGGCACCGGCCACACCATGCCCGACGTCAAGATTGGCGACGCCTGGATCAGCGGCTTGATCGGCCTCGCGCTGCTGGTGAGCGTCATGATCAAGCTGCCGCTCGCCAATGCCGGTAGCCCTGACGAACCGGCGCCGCCGACCGCGATTATGTGA
- a CDS encoding YggS family pyridoxal phosphate-dependent enzyme, producing MKPILTIKENLAAVRERIAAAARRAGRSPDEVALMAVTKTFGPDAIRAAHDAGQRLFGENRVQEFAEKAATVRDLDGAEFHMIGHLQTNKAAKAVEIFSTVDSVDSLRLADKLNAAAAHLRKRLPVLIELNLGSEESKSGLNPVSTGFGELLEAAARLDHLEFRGLMTIPPFTDDPRSARPYFRRLREIRDNIARRNLPGVRMDVLSMGMSHDFEVAVEEGSTCVRLGTAIFGGRAKA from the coding sequence GTGAAACCTATTTTAACGATCAAAGAAAACCTCGCCGCCGTCCGCGAGCGCATCGCAGCCGCCGCACGCCGCGCCGGCCGCTCTCCCGACGAAGTCGCGCTGATGGCAGTCACCAAGACCTTCGGTCCTGACGCCATCCGCGCCGCCCATGACGCCGGCCAGCGTCTGTTCGGCGAAAACCGCGTGCAGGAGTTTGCGGAAAAGGCTGCCACGGTGCGCGATCTCGACGGCGCGGAATTTCACATGATCGGCCATCTGCAGACCAACAAGGCCGCCAAGGCGGTCGAGATTTTCTCCACCGTAGATTCCGTGGATTCGCTTCGCCTCGCCGACAAATTGAACGCAGCCGCTGCGCACCTGCGCAAGCGCCTGCCTGTGCTTATCGAACTGAATCTGGGCAGCGAAGAATCGAAGAGCGGGCTGAATCCGGTTTCCACGGGCTTTGGCGAATTGCTGGAAGCGGCGGCCCGCCTCGATCACCTTGAATTCCGCGGCCTCATGACCATTCCGCCTTTCACCGACGATCCGCGGAGCGCCCGCCCCTACTTCCGCCGTCTGCGTGAAATTCGCGACAACATCGCCCGCCGCAATCTTCCTGGCGTCCGCATGGACGTGCTTTCCATGGGCATGTCGCACGACTTTGAAGTCGCCGTCGAGGAAGGCTCCACTTGTGTGCGGTTGGGCACGGCAATCTTCGGTGGCCGTGCAAAAGCGTAA
- a CDS encoding DUF167 domain-containing protein — protein sequence MVVHDTAAGATFTVRLHPRAKKNAITGELGDALKLSLTAPPLEGRANSACIEFLADLLKLPRSSITIAAGQTSRNKLIRVSGLTAAEVEARFRAAGTCSW from the coding sequence ATGGTTGTGCACGACACTGCAGCCGGCGCCACCTTCACCGTACGTCTTCATCCGCGCGCGAAGAAGAATGCCATCACCGGCGAACTCGGCGACGCGCTCAAGCTCTCGCTAACGGCGCCTCCGCTGGAAGGCAGGGCGAATTCCGCTTGCATTGAATTTCTCGCCGATCTTTTGAAGCTGCCGCGTTCCTCGATTACCATAGCCGCGGGCCAGACCAGCCGTAACAAGCTCATTCGGGTTTCCGGCCTCACTGCCGCCGAGGTGGAAGCGCGCTTTCGCGCAGCCGGAACTTGCAGTTGGTAG
- a CDS encoding MFS transporter: MTFASRVREIRTGFERPFWVANITEIFERLSYYGAFSSLALYLQGKLNFSTQQTGTLTGIFGGMVWFLAIFGGATADRLGFRRALSIAYFILATAYFLIGSIGAPWLAPVRSAVPLGLFVGFILILPALGVALVKPCVVGTTARASKENVRSIGYSIYYTMVNIGGAAGPLVASWAHRQLGVENVYRVAALSVFAMFFVVLIFFRDPRKAGEAPPPSIAEVAHNFCVVLGNYKLVLPVLLVAIVLVGASLAGVAVPWWVWIIVLVLAMAGMSRFMWFLVLFTGYWVVFWQQYISLPGYIHNYIDASAPVEAILITDGLVVICFTIAVNFITRKIPAFPSVILGTVVTSISWLILAFRPSITGVVLSLIVLALGEIIQSPRYYEYISRLAPPGQQGTYMGFAFLPIGIGSLVGGWFGGQLAHHYGEVTGHPRNLWLAVTAVGLITAVALAIYNQIVRPVQADKSASS, translated from the coding sequence TTGACCTTCGCTTCGCGCGTGCGCGAGATTCGCACCGGCTTCGAGCGCCCCTTCTGGGTCGCCAACATCACGGAAATTTTCGAGCGCCTCTCCTACTACGGCGCGTTTTCCTCGCTCGCCCTCTACCTGCAAGGGAAATTGAATTTCTCCACCCAGCAAACCGGAACGCTGACCGGCATTTTCGGCGGCATGGTGTGGTTCCTGGCGATCTTCGGCGGCGCCACAGCCGACCGTCTGGGCTTCCGCCGCGCCCTCTCCATCGCTTACTTCATTCTCGCTACCGCCTACTTCCTGATCGGCTCCATTGGCGCGCCCTGGCTCGCCCCGGTCCGGTCCGCCGTTCCACTCGGCCTGTTTGTCGGCTTCATCCTTATTCTTCCCGCGCTCGGAGTGGCGCTGGTAAAGCCATGCGTGGTCGGCACCACGGCGCGCGCTTCGAAAGAGAACGTGCGCTCCATCGGCTATTCCATCTATTACACGATGGTTAATATCGGGGGCGCCGCCGGCCCGTTGGTGGCCTCCTGGGCGCATCGCCAACTCGGGGTGGAAAACGTCTACCGTGTTGCCGCCCTCAGCGTCTTCGCCATGTTCTTCGTAGTCCTGATTTTCTTCCGCGATCCGCGCAAGGCCGGCGAAGCTCCTCCGCCCTCGATTGCCGAGGTCGCGCACAACTTCTGCGTTGTACTGGGAAATTACAAGCTGGTGCTGCCGGTGCTCCTGGTCGCCATCGTGCTCGTTGGCGCTTCGCTCGCCGGCGTGGCGGTGCCGTGGTGGGTGTGGATCATCGTTCTCGTTCTTGCCATGGCCGGCATGAGCCGCTTCATGTGGTTCCTGGTTCTGTTCACCGGCTACTGGGTTGTCTTCTGGCAGCAATACATCAGCCTTCCGGGCTATATTCATAACTACATCGACGCCAGCGCGCCCGTAGAAGCGATTCTCATCACCGATGGCCTGGTGGTCATCTGCTTCACCATTGCGGTGAACTTCATCACGCGCAAGATCCCGGCCTTTCCGTCGGTGATCCTCGGCACCGTGGTGACATCGATCTCGTGGCTGATACTCGCCTTTCGGCCCAGCATCACGGGCGTGGTGCTATCGCTGATCGTGCTCGCGCTTGGCGAGATCATCCAGTCACCGCGCTATTACGAATACATCTCCCGGCTCGCGCCCCCCGGCCAGCAGGGCACCTACATGGGCTTTGCGTTCTTGCCGATCGGAATTGGATCGCTAGTTGGTGGATGGTTTGGCGGACAACTGGCACATCACTACGGGGAAGTGACAGGCCACCCGCGCAACCTGTGGCTCGCCGTCACAGCTGTCGGCCTGATCACGGCCGTGGCCCTGGCGATTTACAACCAGATTGTCCGCCCGGTGCAGGCCGACAAGAGCGCGAGCAGCTAA